The Gossypium hirsutum isolate 1008001.06 chromosome A13, Gossypium_hirsutum_v2.1, whole genome shotgun sequence nucleotide sequence tattattttagaaaattttatatattctttagatttttttaaattttttaaagatttttttaaaagtataaattttggaatttttataaatattttgaatttaaaaaattattttaaaattttaaaaattatttgaattctttttataatttttgttgagagagtgATCAATTTGcttaatttcaaaattgacaaggacCAAAGGGGTAATTACACCTATTTGTTATCcgaattataaaattcaacttgatttgaactcgaaactcgaattatttattcaaattgactcgtaaatatcaaataactcaaaatttaaaaaaaaattcaatttttttcaaatcaaatcaaattttgtttACCTCTAATCACCATCAATTTTGGAgttgatgaaaaaaattgaataactttTATAAAAACAATGGAGAAACCCAAAAGAAAGCCTTTTCTTTTTCTGTAAGGTATCTCAtgaaaaagtgaattttgatttccAGAGAAATCCAAACAAAATCCAAATGGAACTATTTTTTTTCCATGATTGAAATTTTGGACTCTCAGGGAGTTTACTTCTCAATTTTTTCCCCATTATTGAGTTTAATTCTTGATCATATAAAAATGGTTGTTTTGTTTTCCGggtttttaattatctttataaaATGAATTTGATCCAAGAACTCTGTGAATTTTTTtggcaaaattaaaaatatatatgatttattaccttttatttggatttgttttataaaaatttaggaTTTTTACTAATACTTTTGTTATAATAAATGTCAATAATGGTAATAGGAATGATCGCAATGcagtaagaaagaaaaaaaataaaaacacataaattttacatgaaaaactCTTATTGGGAAAAACCACAAGTAgaggaggagaaattcactatgttgaaaaACACATGATACAAGAGGaattcgactacatctatttaagggtTAAACAATCTTGTTATAATCAATGTCTACAGATCCCCCTATTTTGCCGCTTTAACAAGTGACGAGATTggatcacacaactctaacaactTTTAACGGAGTTTCTATAAAGAAAATATCAATTTTCAATGAAATGgtgttgttcactatttgtttgaatgttatttaaaaatgatttctCCATTTAGTTGGCGATGGCGACAACATGAAGGAAAAATACAATACATATGTATTGCATTTAGGTATTTTGAGGGAAAAATATTGAATTGGAGTTTATATCCATGTGTAAAAATGAATGGAACAATAAATAATGTGGATTAATTTTATTGGCCAAGGCTCGTAGTTTAAGTAGTAGGAAGGgtctatataataatattttgctGACGTGTGATTAtacaataattcaaaattttaagggaaaatatgaaaaatcataaGGATTGTCCAATTAAGAGAGAAAAATATAGAGATTTATAACCATTTTTAATTGTTAgacattttttaaaatgtaaatttttatcatatattttttaagttaaatgtgATTAATGACCTAATAAAACTTATCATTTGGATAGATgaacattaaaaagaaaaaaacaaaaccaGAGAATTGTAATCAAGAGAACTCACATTACATTATTTTGCATCTTTGTATATGAAAGCATATAAAcattaattgatttaaatttacATGAGATTGAAAATTCACGAAGTAAATATTCTTGAAAACATAACAAATCCTTTATCTATGAGTTGGCATAACAACAAGGCTTGCAAGAAACCAACTAATGATTTCTTGTAGCAATGATCCCTTCTCTTAGTACTTCAACATTCATAATGcatatatttcattaaataattaggGTTCTTTTAACTTAGTACAAATATTGATAGAACGTAGGCAATTTATGGTAGTAAGGAAAGGGATGGGGTGTAGAAAGAGGTGATAGAGACTTGTAGTAATATAGAGTTGGAGGGAATGAAAATAATGGGGGAGGAGACTTAGAAATTTACGATGTAATTGAAGGTAGTGGAAGACCTGGAGACTTGTTAATGTAATGAGGGGAAAATAAAAGAGATAGAGGAATAATGGgtctttatatgaaaataaagatcTGTGGAGTTTACTTGTAATATGATGGAGGTGGTGGTGACTTATACACATATGGGGGTGGAGATTCATACTTGTATAGAGGAGGTGGTGGTGACTTGTACATATATGGAGGTGGAGGTGGTGACTTGTACACATATGGGGGTGGAGGTGGTGACTTGTACTTGTATGGAGGAGGTGGTGGTGACTTGTACACGTATGGGGGTGGAGGCGGAGACTCATACTTGTATGGAGGAGGTGGTGGTGATTTGTACGCATAAGGAGGCGGAGGTGGTGACTCATACTTGtatggaggtggtggtggtgacTTGTACACGTATGGAGGTGGAGGCGGAGACTTATACTTGTATGGAGGTGGAGGCGGTGACTCATACTTGTATGGAGGAGGTGGTGGTGACTTGTACTTGTATGGAGGAGGTGGTGGTGACTTGTACACATATGGGGGTGGAGGCGGAGACTTATACTTGTATGGAGGTGGAGGTGGTGACTCATACTTGTATGGAGGAGGTGGTGGTGACTTGTACTTGTATGGAGAAGGTGGTGGTGACTTGTACACGTATGGGGGTGGAGGTGGAGACTTATACTTGTATGGAGGAGGTGGTGGTGACTTGTACTTGTATGGAGGAGGTGGTGGTGACTTGTACACGTATGGGGGTGGAGGTGGAGACTCATACTTGTatggaggtggaggtggaggtggtgaCTCATACTTGTATGGAGGAGGTGGTGGTGATTTGTACACATAAGGAGGCGGAGGTGGTGACTCATACTTGTATGGAGGAGGTGATGGTGGTGACTTGTACGCATATGGGGGTGGAGGTGGTGACTTGTACTTGTATGGAGGAGGTGGTGGTGACTCATACTTGTATGGAGGAGGAGGTGGTGACTTGTACACATATGGAGGAGGTGGTGGTGATTTGTACACATATGGAGGCGGAGGTGGTGATTTGTACAAATATGGAGGCGGAGGTGGTGACTCATACTTGTATGGAGGAGGTGGTGGCGACTCATACTTGTatggaggtggtggtggcgacTTGTACATGTATGGGGGTGGAGGCGGAGACTTATACTTATATGGAGGAGGTGGTGGTGACGACTTATACTCATATGGCGGAAGCAATGGTGGCTCGTAAATGTATGGTGAAGGTTGAGGTGATATATAATAGTATGGAGGTGGTGCATCGTAAGCAGGCTCATCCTCAGTAGCTGCAATATTGATTATCAAGCACAATGCCAAGGCATAGGCTAAATGTGGCCAAACCTTGGCCATTTTGGGGAACAAGGCTCTTAAAACTGCACTAAGTTTCACTTCTATGCCAAACAAATAAAGGACTTCCTATTTCTGATTTGTGATCTCCCAATGGAGGGCTTGAAGTTTATATAGTAATCTCACCAATATTTTAAAGAATGTTAAATTGGTATATATGAAACTTCCAACTTCTAATTAGCCATTAAATTAAATCCATATGTGCTCAAAtgttatatgaaattattaactattgaaaaatgaaattgacaTTCCACTAACTCGTGCTAGACTTTTGTACTTCAACCATGAAGTAGTCAACAGAATTTGTACTTGAAATGTTCTTAGCAAATAGTCAACAGAAGTTGTACTTGAAATGTTCTTAGCAAACGTTACATATTAAAAATTATGCataactttaattttatatccAATTTCCTATTTCACAAGATCGAAGTACCCTTAGCATTATTATAATagactttatttttaattttttaggtcTAATTATAGATTGGCACCTCTACTATGTGAAAGTTgggatttaatctttttaatttaattttgtctaATTTGGTTCATTCACTTTTTTAATGTTCTTAATATGTCTAAATTGATAACAccgttaaattgatgttatagaatttaaaaaaaaaagcctttAACATTCAATTGACatataaatttgttattatttgaacATGATTGATTGGATATTCATGTAATCACTATGTGACAGAATAACAGTAAAACAAATTCGCTACTTTAAGAGCAATAACTAAGAGTGCTATCATTGTAGACCTATTAAAAGTATTATAAAAGTATAGAGATCAAACTATGTTCAActgaaataaaaagattaaatctcaaatttttagTATAATAGAAGGACTAGTATAAggaattaaactttttttaaggAATCAAATTTGGTTTTATCTCCCTATTTCAATTTGGATATTGTGTAATAGGAGATATAATTTCTTTTAGGGTTAAATCATTATTTTGGGCTTGAACTTGGTAATTGTGCTTACATtgaggtttgaatttttttttgtctaaattagtTATTGAACTCGGTAATTATTCTCATATTGAAGCTTAAACGTTAGGGTTTTTAAGGAttaacttagacaaaaaaaatttcaagcccaATGTATAAATAATTACCAATTTTAGAgcttaatttagataaaaaaaagtcCAAACCCTAATTTAAGAATAGTTACCAAATTTAaggcctaaataaaaaaaaacaagttttcATCATGGTGAAAAAGTAAGAATAGAAGCAATTTGAAGAaaagaaatttatgaaagacTTAGTAAACGTTTGCCTAAGTACTCCAACTGAACAGGTAAACTCCTCCCTTGGACTACGTCACAGTgaacatatataatatttataaatttcattttgggtttGTTCGCAATGTCACTttggtattttattaaaattataaattaaaagtagACCAAATCACTGGTAGAGTGATAACAACGTTTTGATAtcaacttttattaatttttgttgattgagttttaattcaattagtaTTGATATTGTTGTTAATGTAAGAGGATGTGGATTTGAGTGTATTGAAGTtatttatcctcttatttaagggttggagaAGGGCTATAAATTATTCTAGATTGtataaaaaagaacagatatgataaaaatttatactaagaataatgttaaaaaaaacccTCTAAATAACTCTTACGGTTTGAGTTTTGactttgtattttgattttatctatttaatatgtactttaattatataatattttttattttttttatcttagaaAAATCTATCACACTCTAAATCTTGTAGAGTCTACAAAACTTCTTTAAGTGATTTATGAGATAATTTttcttagtatatatatatattatgccatcattatataaataataacagTATATTTATaactcattaaaaaaattaaatcaactaaaaattaatattttaagtgatttatttttttaagtatatttgaAAATCGATACTAAAAACAAATGATAGaatttttcaatataaaaatggagaaaatgataAGATTATAAGGAATTACTTATCActcaatatgattttttttttcaattttttttcttttaacgtTATCCTTTAAATACTTCacctttaaatttaaaaaaaaaatatttatcaaataatctaattttattccgtagttaattttaagtaatatatcaaacatattttataattcaaattcaattcttaATGTTTTAGTACTTAATTTTTCAATAGTCAAACAACacctaattaatatataatattataggatatatattaaaaaaagtaagGAAAGATGTTAAGCTATcgatattttaagttttttttttccaggGAGAGTTATATACTAATTAGATTTGGgtataattgtttgtaattatgTACGTGTGACATGTTCAGgtagttattattattagtgaacttcattgaattgaatgtaaatgaCGAACCCCAATTATAATCTTCAATTTATAGAGGGAGAGTGATAATTGAAGTAATTACACTCAAATCCAATTACATTTTGGCATTATTTAAGTTAATGTATAGCTAGTGACTTTAATGAACTTTGGGATAGGAAAGTAAGTGGGGATAATGTTGGACCTTGTAAACATTTTCAGAACTTGATGTGTTTTGTCATGGATTAATGGACATGGGATTCAAAGGCTCGAAATTTACATGCAGTTGGGGTAGCTTATTACTAAGGTTGGATTGGGGAGTTTGTAAAAGAAGGTAGGACAATGTGTTTCCTGAAACTATACCATTTACTATTCAGAGGTTaggttttattaaaatataa carries:
- the LOC121212657 gene encoding extensin-2, which produces MAKVWPHLAYALALCLIINIAATEDEPAYDAPPPYYYISPQPSPYIYEPPLLPPYEYKSSPPPPPYKYKSPPPPPYMYKSPPPPPYKYESPPPPPYKYESPPPPPYLYKSPPPPPYVYKSPPPPPYVYKSPPPPPYKYESPPPPPYKYKSPPPPPYAYKSPPSPPPYKYESPPPPPYVYKSPPPPPYKYESPPPPPPPYKYESPPPPPYVYKSPPPPPYKYKSPPPPPYKYKSPPPPPYVYKSPPPSPYKYKSPPPPPYKYESPPPPPYKYKSPPPPPYVYKSPPPPPYKYKSPPPPPYKYESPPPPPYKYKSPPPPPYVYKSPPPPPYKYESPPPPPYAYKSPPPPPYKYESPPPPPYVYKSPPPPPYKYKSPPPPPYVYKSPPPPPYMYKSPPPPLYKYESPPPYVYKSPPPPSYYK